Proteins encoded within one genomic window of Anopheles gambiae chromosome 3, idAnoGambNW_F1_1, whole genome shotgun sequence:
- the LOC1280021 gene encoding zinc finger protein ush isoform X2, protein MQLGMTIECSAIMATGAGDDEEAGGDEQSQQQQQTQSTAEENGDSNSTIGSNSANSSSSSSSNSSGSNHSSRSNSRAEMNGGGTEGGGSAQDTKPPCHETEMGAGERGSASPHRTATDERCETPADETMPLREIKQEPNAEQEAARHDHRPASSSSSSHGAPHTPSPTPMPMLRLNVALAADPAANPDAKDLKNLSDAEAALEEKQSQQLHQQQHALNMAIGGPPPPPALQQLASSTPPALLTRKPKELALPVELPPRLPMFICGPCGIRFSSASTLEAHQTYYCSHRKDADEGGGGGGGGAGAGGTGNSGANATVTGGPSSGGVKNAHPGGEGGEQPPAKALKTGKQYACSQCSYSADKKVSLNRHMRMHQSSPSPSPVGAIVNGDEAIVLANHHQQQQQHQQQQQQLQLIQAQAVAAAAAVLHQQQQQQQGQQPPQGPAPQVDRYCSDCDIRFSSTKTYRAHKQHYCSSRHREGNQSNNSTPKPASAPKSGSQSPPDVPKTPPVGSAAAAAASSQQPFLALPTNPIIVIPYSLIRGASVIPGLLSSLAPGVANPESACFILQNGSLQPIAMSLASQVQAVTAAIVPSGFEGLIGSPGGPATTRPGISSGNQQQTHQQPAQPPSRGPTPNISNSSDNNSVHSGSGGGGPASGTGEVLKAINKRENSANRDAPTGSTPLDLSVRRLSPGAIGSLSLRERSLSLSSAVSADPRLDFDSLMEGKENLSVSGDSLTPEQIVCAPSLPGSPPLTPSPKRRSNSPRGGGGGGGGVPPPVSNATTAAAVAAAAHAAAAASQHGLGGPVGGLSLSPLTLQQQLMRPLLPADIALRLSAVGDPGVNLNLNILPNTHPLLTKQSVELALRLSSSAGVPVGDGGLAKPQISPLLNSISPTGSVGGGGPAAAVLAAAAQTPQIFVKQGDSKCKECNIVFCKYENYLAHKKHYCSARNQDGGGDGELPKVSPPISPQAMGGGGGGGAGGGGVSSGGSPAIGVGAVAYQQLICAACGIKFTSLDNLSAHQMYYCPKRIDATLPVSATTTTVVTAQPHKERCSKCKSLHEPGQPCTVAGHGAYKCPICEVISPNSTEARRHMDTHGGVKAFRCTICRYKGNTLRGMRTHIRMHFDKKTSEFNEENFITCILEEDGIEIPPAGAQNAAAMAAAAAAAAAHALASQKSFAPPPPSEADGMARISPPTAGNGQSVRHHCEFCPYSSSYRVNVAKHIKHVHGRDGPSPGSSPLIGEGGESLLYNGTGPVAGDSGSVIARPPIAVTPGLTMANSQVIKTEPKDEAGHAPSPDAPDALDINVDIVLEEPPAIKSEVFDPHMPSLNSPLTSPVTPSPPAAAAAPAAVPSTTVKQKSHPTNAASSPGGRTEHGIKTPSPPVEVSAGGSPQLPPGPKYCDTCDITFNYTNTYIAHKKFYCKAAVAAAAAAAAAAAGTASASAGSGVGRRSASASPSRAASTSPAVTVAVNRATETSV, encoded by the exons GAGACGATGAGGAAGCCGGTGGTGATGAAcagtcccagcagcagcagcaaacacaaaGCACAGCGGAGGAAAACGGTGATAGCAACAGCACAATAGGAAGCAACagtgcaaacagcagcagcagcagcagcagcaacagcagtggcAGTAATCACAGCAGCAGAAGTAACAGCCGGGCCGAAATGAACGGCGGTGGAACGGAAGGAGGCGGCAGTGCACAGGACACAAAACCGCCCTGCCACGAGACGGAAATGGGGGCGGGCGAGCGGGGCAGTGCATCACCGCACCGGACGGCGACGGACGAACGTTGTGAAACGCCGGCGGATGAAACGATGCCGCTGCGCGAAATCAAGCAGGAACCGAACGCAGAGCAGGAAGCGGCACGGCACGACCATCGGCCGGCATCGAGCAGTTCCTCCTCCCACGGGGCACCGCACACACCGTCCCCGACGCCGATGCCGATGCTGCGCCTGAACGTGGCCCTGGCCGCCGATCCGGCCGCCAACCCGGACGCGAAGGATCTCAAGAACCTCAGCGATGCCGAGGCGGCCCTCGAGGAGAAGCAATCTCAGcagctgcaccagcagcagcacgcacTCAACATGGCGATCGGAGGGCCTCCGCCACCGCCCGCCCTTCAGCAGCTGGCCAGCAGCACACCGCCCGCCCTGCTCACCCGCAAACCGAAGGAGCTGGCCCTGCCGGTCGAGCTACCCCCGCGGCTTCCCATGTTCATCTGCGGCCCGTGCGGCATTCGCTTCTCGTCCGCGTCGACGCTCGAGGCGCACCAGACGTACTACTGCTCGCACCGTAAAGATGCGGACgaggggggtggtggtggtggtggtggagcggGCGCTGGTGGCACGGGAAACAGTGGAGCGAACGCCACCGTCACTGGCGGCCCCTCGTCGGGCGGCGTAAAGAACGCACATCCGGGCGGCGAGGGCGGTGAGCAACCGCCGGCAAAGGCGCTCAAGACGGGCAAACAGTACGCCTGCTCGCAGTGCTCGTACAGTGCGGACAAGAAGGTGTCGCTGAACCGGCACATGCGCATGCACCAGTCGTCGCCCTCGCCGTCCCCGGTCGGTGCGATCGTGAACGGAGACGAAGCGATCGTGCTCGCCAAccaccatcaacagcagcaacagcaccagcagcagcagcagcagctacagctcATCCAGGCGCAAGCTGTTGCGGCTGCCGCCGCCGTActacaccaacagcagcagcagcagcaaggccagcagccgccacaAGGCCCCGCGCCCCAGGTCGACCGTTACTGCTCGGACTGTGATATACGATTCTCCAGCACCAAGACATATCGGGCGCACAAGCAACACTACTGCAGCTCGCGCCATCGGGAAGG CAATCAGTCAAACAACTCCACACCCAAGCCGGCGTCGGCACCGAAGTCGGGCTCGCAAAGCCCGCCGGACGTGCCGAAAACGCCACCGGTCGGGTCGGCGGCCGCAGCGGCCGCCAGCAGTCAGCAACCGTTCCTGGCGTTGCCCACCAACCCGATCATCGTGATACCGTACTCGCTGATTCGGGGCGCGAGCGTTATTCCGGGACTGCT CTCATCGCTCGCACCCGGTGTGGCCAATCCCGAGTCGGCTTGTTTCATCCTACAGAACGGCAGCCTGCAGCCAATTGCGATGTCGCTCGCGTCCCAGGTGCAAGCCGTTACGGCCGCAATCGTGCCGAGCGGGTTCGAAGGGCTGATCGGATCGCCCGGTGGTCCAGCAACAACGCGGCCAGGAATAAGCAGCGGCAACCAACAGCAAACGCACCAACAGCCCGCCCAGCCACCTTCCCGCGGACCCACACCGAACATATCGAACAGTAGCGACAACAATAGCGTACACAGCGGCTCCGGTGGTGGAGGGCCAGCTTCCGGCACCGGGGAAGTACTGAAAGCGATCAACAAGCGAGAAAACTCCGCCAACAG AGATGCTCCGACCGGTTCCACGCCGTTGGATCTTTCCGTACGTCGCCTCTCGCCCGGTGCCATCGGTAGCTTAAGTTTGCGCGAGCGATCGCTCTCACTGTCGTCCGCCGTTTCCGCCGACCCGAGGCTCGATTTTGACAGTCTGATGGAGGGCAAGGAGAATCTGTCCGTCAGCGGCGACTCGCTCACACCGGAACAGATCGTCTGTGCGCCGTCCCTTCCGGGCAGTCCGCCGCTAACTCCTTCCCCGAAGCGTCGCTCTAACAGTCCCcggggaggtggtggtggcggtggtggtgtcccTCCCCCCGTCTCTAACGCCACTACAGCAGCGGCTGTAGCGGCTGCTGCTCATGCGGCTGCCGCCGCCAGTCAACACGGACTCGGCGGCCCAGTCGGAGGCTTATCCCTCTCCCCGCTAacgctccagcagcagctgatgcGGCCGCTGCTCCCGGCGGACATTGCCCTGCGCCTCTCGGCCGTCGGTGATCCGGGCGTCAATCTGAACCTCAACATCCTGCCCAACACTCATCCGCTGCTGACGAAGCAAAGCGTCGAGCTGGCCCTGCGGCTTTCCTCGTCCGCCGGTGTCCCTGTCGGCGACGGGGGACTAGCGAAGCCACAGATTTCTCCCCTGCTGAACAGCATCTCGCCGACCGGGTCGGTGGGCGGCGGAGGGCCGGCCGCTGCCGTACTGGCGGCTGCCGCCCAAACGCCGCAAATCTTTGTGAAGCAGGGCGACTCCAAGTGCAAGGAGTGTAACATCGTGTTCTGCAAGTACGAGAACTATCTCGCCCACAAGAAGCACTACTGCTCCGCCCGCAACCAGGACGGCGGTGGCGATGGGGAGCTGCCCAAGGTTAGCCCACCGATATCACCGCAAgcgatgggtggtggtggtggtggtggtgctggaggCGGTGGAGTATCGTCGGGGGGCAGTCCGGCCATTGGTGTAGGAGCGGTTGCGTACCAGCAGCTGATCTGTGCGGCGTGCGGCATCAAGTTTACGTCGTTGGATAATCTCAGCGCGCATCAGATGTACTACTGCCCGAAGCGTATCGATGCCACGCTGCCAGTG AGCGCCACAACAACGACGGTGGTGACAGCGCAACCGCACAAGGAACGCTGCTCGAAGTGCAAAAGCTTGCACGAGCCGGGCCAACCGTGCACGGTGGCCGGGCACGGCGCCTACAAGTGTCCGATCTGTGAGGTCATCAGCCCGAACTCGACCGAGGCACGGCGCCACATGGATACGCACGGTGGGGTGAAAGCGTTTCGCTGCACGATCTGCCGGTACAAGGGCAACACGTTACG TGGCATGCGCACCCACATCCGGATGCACTTTGACAAGAAGACGAGCGAATTCAATGAGGAAAACTTTATCACCTGCATACTGGAGGAGGACGGTATTGAGATACCGCCGGCCGGCGCACAGAATGCAGCCGCCATGGCCGCAGCCgctgcagccgccgccgcccatGCACTCGCCTCGCAGAAGAGTTTTGCGCCACCGCCACCCTCGGAAGCGGACGGGATGGCACGCATCTCACCACCAACGGCCGGCAATGGGCAATCGGTGCGGCACCACTGTGAGTTTTGCCCGTACAGCTCAAGCTATCGCGTGAATGTG GCCAAACATATCAAGCACGTGCACGGCCGGGACGGGCCTTCGCCCGGTAGTTCGCCCCTGATCGGCGAGGGAGGTGAATCGCTGCTGTACAACGGTACCGGACCGGTGGCAGGAGACTCGGGTAGCGTCATCGCACGGCCCCCAATCGCCGTCACGCCCGGGCTAACCATGGCCAATAG TCAAGTGATCAAAACGGAACCAAAGGACGAAGCGGGCCACGCGCCCAGCCCGGACGCACCGGACGCGCTCGACATCAACGTGGACATCGTGCTGGAGGAGCCGCCGGCGATCAAGAGCGAAGTGTTCGATCCACACATGCCGTCGCTCAACTCACCGCTCACTTCGCCGGTCactccttctcctcctgctgctgctgcggctccGGCAGCAGTGCCATCGACCACCGTGAAACAGAAATCTCACCCCACCAACGCCGCCAGCTCACCGGGGGGCCGGACGGAGCACGGCATTAAAACGCCGTCACCGCCGGTGGAAGTGTCGGCCGGTGGTTCGCCCCAGCTGCCACCCGGGCCCAAGTACTGCGACACGTGTGATATTACCTTCAACTACACCAACACGTACATTGCGCACAAAAAGTTCTACTGCAAGgcggcagtggcagcagcggcggcggcagcggcagcagcggcagggACAGCAAGTGCATCCGCCGGGTCCGGCGTTGGTCGGCGCAGTGCATCCGCTTCACCGAGCCGGGCAGCATCGACCAGCCCGGCCGTCACCGTGGCCGTGAATCGGGCGACGGAAACGTCCGTTTAA
- the LOC1280021 gene encoding zinc finger protein ush isoform X1: MNVLRIHQYHRPVSDGLEMHPKLYELLRSRSTKIRLGDDEEAGGDEQSQQQQQTQSTAEENGDSNSTIGSNSANSSSSSSSNSSGSNHSSRSNSRAEMNGGGTEGGGSAQDTKPPCHETEMGAGERGSASPHRTATDERCETPADETMPLREIKQEPNAEQEAARHDHRPASSSSSSHGAPHTPSPTPMPMLRLNVALAADPAANPDAKDLKNLSDAEAALEEKQSQQLHQQQHALNMAIGGPPPPPALQQLASSTPPALLTRKPKELALPVELPPRLPMFICGPCGIRFSSASTLEAHQTYYCSHRKDADEGGGGGGGGAGAGGTGNSGANATVTGGPSSGGVKNAHPGGEGGEQPPAKALKTGKQYACSQCSYSADKKVSLNRHMRMHQSSPSPSPVGAIVNGDEAIVLANHHQQQQQHQQQQQQLQLIQAQAVAAAAAVLHQQQQQQQGQQPPQGPAPQVDRYCSDCDIRFSSTKTYRAHKQHYCSSRHREGNQSNNSTPKPASAPKSGSQSPPDVPKTPPVGSAAAAAASSQQPFLALPTNPIIVIPYSLIRGASVIPGLLSSLAPGVANPESACFILQNGSLQPIAMSLASQVQAVTAAIVPSGFEGLIGSPGGPATTRPGISSGNQQQTHQQPAQPPSRGPTPNISNSSDNNSVHSGSGGGGPASGTGEVLKAINKRENSANRDAPTGSTPLDLSVRRLSPGAIGSLSLRERSLSLSSAVSADPRLDFDSLMEGKENLSVSGDSLTPEQIVCAPSLPGSPPLTPSPKRRSNSPRGGGGGGGGVPPPVSNATTAAAVAAAAHAAAAASQHGLGGPVGGLSLSPLTLQQQLMRPLLPADIALRLSAVGDPGVNLNLNILPNTHPLLTKQSVELALRLSSSAGVPVGDGGLAKPQISPLLNSISPTGSVGGGGPAAAVLAAAAQTPQIFVKQGDSKCKECNIVFCKYENYLAHKKHYCSARNQDGGGDGELPKVSPPISPQAMGGGGGGGAGGGGVSSGGSPAIGVGAVAYQQLICAACGIKFTSLDNLSAHQMYYCPKRIDATLPVSATTTTVVTAQPHKERCSKCKSLHEPGQPCTVAGHGAYKCPICEVISPNSTEARRHMDTHGGVKAFRCTICRYKGNTLRGMRTHIRMHFDKKTSEFNEENFITCILEEDGIEIPPAGAQNAAAMAAAAAAAAAHALASQKSFAPPPPSEADGMARISPPTAGNGQSVRHHCEFCPYSSSYRVNVAKHIKHVHGRDGPSPGSSPLIGEGGESLLYNGTGPVAGDSGSVIARPPIAVTPGLTMANSQVIKTEPKDEAGHAPSPDAPDALDINVDIVLEEPPAIKSEVFDPHMPSLNSPLTSPVTPSPPAAAAAPAAVPSTTVKQKSHPTNAASSPGGRTEHGIKTPSPPVEVSAGGSPQLPPGPKYCDTCDITFNYTNTYIAHKKFYCKAAVAAAAAAAAAAAGTASASAGSGVGRRSASASPSRAASTSPAVTVAVNRATETSV; encoded by the exons GAGACGATGAGGAAGCCGGTGGTGATGAAcagtcccagcagcagcagcaaacacaaaGCACAGCGGAGGAAAACGGTGATAGCAACAGCACAATAGGAAGCAACagtgcaaacagcagcagcagcagcagcagcaacagcagtggcAGTAATCACAGCAGCAGAAGTAACAGCCGGGCCGAAATGAACGGCGGTGGAACGGAAGGAGGCGGCAGTGCACAGGACACAAAACCGCCCTGCCACGAGACGGAAATGGGGGCGGGCGAGCGGGGCAGTGCATCACCGCACCGGACGGCGACGGACGAACGTTGTGAAACGCCGGCGGATGAAACGATGCCGCTGCGCGAAATCAAGCAGGAACCGAACGCAGAGCAGGAAGCGGCACGGCACGACCATCGGCCGGCATCGAGCAGTTCCTCCTCCCACGGGGCACCGCACACACCGTCCCCGACGCCGATGCCGATGCTGCGCCTGAACGTGGCCCTGGCCGCCGATCCGGCCGCCAACCCGGACGCGAAGGATCTCAAGAACCTCAGCGATGCCGAGGCGGCCCTCGAGGAGAAGCAATCTCAGcagctgcaccagcagcagcacgcacTCAACATGGCGATCGGAGGGCCTCCGCCACCGCCCGCCCTTCAGCAGCTGGCCAGCAGCACACCGCCCGCCCTGCTCACCCGCAAACCGAAGGAGCTGGCCCTGCCGGTCGAGCTACCCCCGCGGCTTCCCATGTTCATCTGCGGCCCGTGCGGCATTCGCTTCTCGTCCGCGTCGACGCTCGAGGCGCACCAGACGTACTACTGCTCGCACCGTAAAGATGCGGACgaggggggtggtggtggtggtggtggagcggGCGCTGGTGGCACGGGAAACAGTGGAGCGAACGCCACCGTCACTGGCGGCCCCTCGTCGGGCGGCGTAAAGAACGCACATCCGGGCGGCGAGGGCGGTGAGCAACCGCCGGCAAAGGCGCTCAAGACGGGCAAACAGTACGCCTGCTCGCAGTGCTCGTACAGTGCGGACAAGAAGGTGTCGCTGAACCGGCACATGCGCATGCACCAGTCGTCGCCCTCGCCGTCCCCGGTCGGTGCGATCGTGAACGGAGACGAAGCGATCGTGCTCGCCAAccaccatcaacagcagcaacagcaccagcagcagcagcagcagctacagctcATCCAGGCGCAAGCTGTTGCGGCTGCCGCCGCCGTActacaccaacagcagcagcagcagcaaggccagcagccgccacaAGGCCCCGCGCCCCAGGTCGACCGTTACTGCTCGGACTGTGATATACGATTCTCCAGCACCAAGACATATCGGGCGCACAAGCAACACTACTGCAGCTCGCGCCATCGGGAAGG CAATCAGTCAAACAACTCCACACCCAAGCCGGCGTCGGCACCGAAGTCGGGCTCGCAAAGCCCGCCGGACGTGCCGAAAACGCCACCGGTCGGGTCGGCGGCCGCAGCGGCCGCCAGCAGTCAGCAACCGTTCCTGGCGTTGCCCACCAACCCGATCATCGTGATACCGTACTCGCTGATTCGGGGCGCGAGCGTTATTCCGGGACTGCT CTCATCGCTCGCACCCGGTGTGGCCAATCCCGAGTCGGCTTGTTTCATCCTACAGAACGGCAGCCTGCAGCCAATTGCGATGTCGCTCGCGTCCCAGGTGCAAGCCGTTACGGCCGCAATCGTGCCGAGCGGGTTCGAAGGGCTGATCGGATCGCCCGGTGGTCCAGCAACAACGCGGCCAGGAATAAGCAGCGGCAACCAACAGCAAACGCACCAACAGCCCGCCCAGCCACCTTCCCGCGGACCCACACCGAACATATCGAACAGTAGCGACAACAATAGCGTACACAGCGGCTCCGGTGGTGGAGGGCCAGCTTCCGGCACCGGGGAAGTACTGAAAGCGATCAACAAGCGAGAAAACTCCGCCAACAG AGATGCTCCGACCGGTTCCACGCCGTTGGATCTTTCCGTACGTCGCCTCTCGCCCGGTGCCATCGGTAGCTTAAGTTTGCGCGAGCGATCGCTCTCACTGTCGTCCGCCGTTTCCGCCGACCCGAGGCTCGATTTTGACAGTCTGATGGAGGGCAAGGAGAATCTGTCCGTCAGCGGCGACTCGCTCACACCGGAACAGATCGTCTGTGCGCCGTCCCTTCCGGGCAGTCCGCCGCTAACTCCTTCCCCGAAGCGTCGCTCTAACAGTCCCcggggaggtggtggtggcggtggtggtgtcccTCCCCCCGTCTCTAACGCCACTACAGCAGCGGCTGTAGCGGCTGCTGCTCATGCGGCTGCCGCCGCCAGTCAACACGGACTCGGCGGCCCAGTCGGAGGCTTATCCCTCTCCCCGCTAacgctccagcagcagctgatgcGGCCGCTGCTCCCGGCGGACATTGCCCTGCGCCTCTCGGCCGTCGGTGATCCGGGCGTCAATCTGAACCTCAACATCCTGCCCAACACTCATCCGCTGCTGACGAAGCAAAGCGTCGAGCTGGCCCTGCGGCTTTCCTCGTCCGCCGGTGTCCCTGTCGGCGACGGGGGACTAGCGAAGCCACAGATTTCTCCCCTGCTGAACAGCATCTCGCCGACCGGGTCGGTGGGCGGCGGAGGGCCGGCCGCTGCCGTACTGGCGGCTGCCGCCCAAACGCCGCAAATCTTTGTGAAGCAGGGCGACTCCAAGTGCAAGGAGTGTAACATCGTGTTCTGCAAGTACGAGAACTATCTCGCCCACAAGAAGCACTACTGCTCCGCCCGCAACCAGGACGGCGGTGGCGATGGGGAGCTGCCCAAGGTTAGCCCACCGATATCACCGCAAgcgatgggtggtggtggtggtggtggtgctggaggCGGTGGAGTATCGTCGGGGGGCAGTCCGGCCATTGGTGTAGGAGCGGTTGCGTACCAGCAGCTGATCTGTGCGGCGTGCGGCATCAAGTTTACGTCGTTGGATAATCTCAGCGCGCATCAGATGTACTACTGCCCGAAGCGTATCGATGCCACGCTGCCAGTG AGCGCCACAACAACGACGGTGGTGACAGCGCAACCGCACAAGGAACGCTGCTCGAAGTGCAAAAGCTTGCACGAGCCGGGCCAACCGTGCACGGTGGCCGGGCACGGCGCCTACAAGTGTCCGATCTGTGAGGTCATCAGCCCGAACTCGACCGAGGCACGGCGCCACATGGATACGCACGGTGGGGTGAAAGCGTTTCGCTGCACGATCTGCCGGTACAAGGGCAACACGTTACG TGGCATGCGCACCCACATCCGGATGCACTTTGACAAGAAGACGAGCGAATTCAATGAGGAAAACTTTATCACCTGCATACTGGAGGAGGACGGTATTGAGATACCGCCGGCCGGCGCACAGAATGCAGCCGCCATGGCCGCAGCCgctgcagccgccgccgcccatGCACTCGCCTCGCAGAAGAGTTTTGCGCCACCGCCACCCTCGGAAGCGGACGGGATGGCACGCATCTCACCACCAACGGCCGGCAATGGGCAATCGGTGCGGCACCACTGTGAGTTTTGCCCGTACAGCTCAAGCTATCGCGTGAATGTG GCCAAACATATCAAGCACGTGCACGGCCGGGACGGGCCTTCGCCCGGTAGTTCGCCCCTGATCGGCGAGGGAGGTGAATCGCTGCTGTACAACGGTACCGGACCGGTGGCAGGAGACTCGGGTAGCGTCATCGCACGGCCCCCAATCGCCGTCACGCCCGGGCTAACCATGGCCAATAG TCAAGTGATCAAAACGGAACCAAAGGACGAAGCGGGCCACGCGCCCAGCCCGGACGCACCGGACGCGCTCGACATCAACGTGGACATCGTGCTGGAGGAGCCGCCGGCGATCAAGAGCGAAGTGTTCGATCCACACATGCCGTCGCTCAACTCACCGCTCACTTCGCCGGTCactccttctcctcctgctgctgctgcggctccGGCAGCAGTGCCATCGACCACCGTGAAACAGAAATCTCACCCCACCAACGCCGCCAGCTCACCGGGGGGCCGGACGGAGCACGGCATTAAAACGCCGTCACCGCCGGTGGAAGTGTCGGCCGGTGGTTCGCCCCAGCTGCCACCCGGGCCCAAGTACTGCGACACGTGTGATATTACCTTCAACTACACCAACACGTACATTGCGCACAAAAAGTTCTACTGCAAGgcggcagtggcagcagcggcggcggcagcggcagcagcggcagggACAGCAAGTGCATCCGCCGGGTCCGGCGTTGGTCGGCGCAGTGCATCCGCTTCACCGAGCCGGGCAGCATCGACCAGCCCGGCCGTCACCGTGGCCGTGAATCGGGCGACGGAAACGTCCGTTTAA